The following is a genomic window from Patescibacteria group bacterium.
TTTTTTCCAAATGAAAATACTTTAACTTATTCGGAACATTTTATTGGAGAAGCACTACTTGCTTGGCCGATCGTTGCACTGACGGGTAATATTACTTTTGCTTATAACTGTATTTTATTATTATTCTTTGTCTTAGGGGCATACTGCATGTATCGCTTCATGTATTACATGACCAAAAGCAGGATAATCGCGTTTTTTGCCGGTGTGATTTTCGGTTTTAATCCTTATAAGTTTATTCATATTCATCAAATGCATTTACAGGTAATTTTTTTCTTTCCATTGCTATTGTTATTGCTCAATAAGATAGTAGAGCAGAGAAAAATAAAATATTTCGTTTGGTTTACAGTTATATTTGTATGTCTGGGGTTCATGAGTATGCATTTCTTTGTAATGATGGTCATGCTAACCGGATTATTTTTACTAATTTATTTTCTGATCATAAAAAAAACTGTACCAAGTAGGCATTTTATTTATTCTCTTGTCTTATCAATACTTACGATAGTATTGTTGGTAGCGCCGGTGTTTCTGCCTTATATGCGTATGGTCAATGAACCGGGCATTGCGCGTTCAATGGAGGAGATAAATCATTATTCTCCTGCGATTGCTGATTATCTAAGTTTTTCTCCCGTGATCCGAACTTATTTTGAAAGACCAGGAACTATGGAAGCAGATTTATACTCAGGCTTTTTTCTGGTTATATTGTTTATCTTCAGCATTTATTATATATTCAAAAACCGTATAGAAGATAAAAGTAGAATAAAAACAGTTATTATGTACACCATTATTCTGGTAATAATAACGTTGATTTCATTTGGCATAACTATCAGGCTTACATATAATTCACAGGGATTTGTTGGCCCGTACTATTTTATGTATCAGCTTATACCAGGGTTTGATAATTTACGTGCTTTGGGGGGCAGGTTGTTTATCGTAAATATATTGGTAATTGCAGTAATTATTGGGCTCGCGATGAAATCATGGAAACCGAAGACAAAGAATAAGGCAATGTCAATGAAGGTAATTGTATCTT
Proteins encoded in this region:
- a CDS encoding 6-pyruvoyl-tetrahydropterin synthase-related protein — encoded protein: MKILRGGLLSIKKEMVVILAYMLITVVVTYPLMFNLTDTIPHGIDSDLVTWIMSWDIHSFTNDIGNIFNTNTFFPNENTLTYSEHFIGEALLAWPIVALTGNITFAYNCILLLFFVLGAYCMYRFMYYMTKSRIIAFFAGVIFGFNPYKFIHIHQMHLQVIFFFPLLLLLLNKIVEQRKIKYFVWFTVIFVCLGFMSMHFFVMMVMLTGLFLLIYFLIIKKTVPSRHFIYSLVLSILTIVLLVAPVFLPYMRMVNEPGIARSMEEINHYSPAIADYLSFSPVIRTYFERPGTMEADLYSGFFLVILFIFSIYYIFKNRIEDKSRIKTVIMYTIILVIITLISFGITIRLTYNSQGFVGPYYFMYQLIPGFDNLRALGGRLFIVNILVIAVIIGLAMKSWKPKTKNKAMSMKVIVSLFSFLVLLEYILVPPHWPIPYKQVRTDSEVPEIYDWIKSNSDINALLELPIDASYAKQMEYIYNSKYHWKNMWNGYSGFYPTSYINLEEEIANSFETDRTLKKLFEIGINYVLIHFDVESPFTDRVTPEQLAESDHLQFIQNFDSDYIYKLK